A single region of the Streptomyces sp. NBC_01803 genome encodes:
- a CDS encoding MaoC family dehydratase, translating into MAEPRIFTSPEELRAAVGERLGTSDWLEIDQKKVDLFAEATGDHQWIHVDPERAAAGPFGTTIAHGYLTLALLPVFVPQVVRVEGVRMALNYGVNKVRFPAPVPVGSRVRASAAIAEVTDVGEGVQVALAVTVEREGGSKPVCVAESVTRYYF; encoded by the coding sequence ATGGCGGAACCGAGGATTTTCACGTCGCCGGAGGAGCTGCGGGCAGCGGTCGGCGAGCGGTTGGGGACCAGCGACTGGCTGGAGATCGATCAGAAGAAGGTCGACCTCTTCGCGGAGGCGACCGGTGATCACCAGTGGATCCACGTCGACCCCGAGCGGGCGGCGGCCGGTCCGTTCGGCACGACCATCGCGCACGGCTATCTGACGCTGGCTCTGCTGCCGGTCTTCGTGCCGCAGGTGGTGCGGGTCGAGGGCGTGCGGATGGCCCTGAACTACGGGGTCAACAAGGTTCGTTTCCCCGCTCCCGTCCCGGTCGGCTCACGGGTGCGGGCGAGCGCCGCGATCGCCGAGGTCACGGACGTGGGCGAGGGGGTGCAGGTCGCGCTGGCGGTGACCGTGGAGCGCGAGGGCGGGTCGAAGCCCGTCTGCGTGGCGGAGAGCGTCACCCGCTACTACTTCTGA
- a CDS encoding biotin-dependent carboxyltransferase family protein produces MNDRAFAVVRAGALTTVQDLGRAGLAHLGVPRSGALDLPAHLLANRLVGNPPDAATLETTLTGCAVRPCRAVTAAVTGAPCAVTVDGRPVPWGAAVRVPAGAVLVAGPATGGVRGYLALAGGVAVAPVLGSRATDLLSGLGPPPLADGVMMPLGEPTGPPPPLDAAPQPAPPRELVLRVRLGPRDDWLTEAAPRTLATGRYRVSTASNRIGLRTEGPPLARAREGELPSEGMVLGAVQVPPDGSPVVFLADHPTTGGYPVVGVVPAPDLAAAAQAVPGTPLRFVPLRGARLTAAAGA; encoded by the coding sequence GTGAACGACCGCGCGTTCGCCGTGGTCCGGGCGGGCGCCCTGACCACCGTCCAGGATCTCGGCCGCGCCGGTCTCGCCCACCTCGGGGTGCCGCGCTCCGGGGCCCTGGACCTGCCCGCGCACCTGCTGGCCAACCGCCTCGTCGGCAACCCGCCGGACGCCGCCACCCTGGAGACCACGCTCACCGGCTGCGCCGTGCGGCCGTGCCGCGCCGTGACCGCCGCCGTGACCGGCGCACCGTGCGCGGTGACCGTCGACGGGCGGCCCGTGCCGTGGGGCGCGGCCGTGCGGGTGCCCGCCGGGGCCGTGCTCGTGGCCGGGCCGGCCACCGGGGGAGTGCGCGGCTACCTCGCCCTCGCGGGCGGCGTGGCCGTCGCGCCGGTGCTCGGCAGCCGCGCCACCGACCTGCTCTCCGGGCTCGGCCCGCCGCCGCTGGCCGACGGCGTGATGATGCCGCTGGGCGAACCAACCGGGCCGCCGCCCCCGCTCGACGCGGCGCCGCAGCCCGCGCCGCCGCGCGAGCTGGTCCTGCGGGTGCGGCTCGGACCGCGCGACGACTGGCTCACCGAGGCCGCCCCGCGCACCCTGGCCACCGGCCGGTACCGGGTGTCGACCGCGAGCAACCGGATCGGCCTGCGCACGGAGGGCCCGCCGCTGGCGCGCGCCCGGGAGGGGGAGCTGCCCAGCGAGGGCATGGTGCTCGGTGCCGTGCAGGTGCCGCCGGACGGCAGCCCGGTCGTCTTCCTCGCCGACCACCCGACCACCGGCGGCTACCCGGTCGTCGGCGTGGTGCCGGCGCCCGATCTCGCCGCCGCCGCCCAGGCCGTGCCGGGCACCCCACTGCGTTTCGTCCCGCTGCGCGGCGCGCGGCTCACGGCGGCGGCCGGCGCCTGA
- a CDS encoding gas vesicle protein, whose product MATPAHAPAARRIALVDLLDRLLAGGVVLVGNLTLSIADVDLVRVDLRALITSVAGEIE is encoded by the coding sequence ATGGCGACGCCCGCTCACGCGCCCGCCGCCCGCCGGATCGCGCTGGTCGACCTGCTGGACCGGCTGCTGGCGGGCGGCGTGGTGCTGGTCGGGAATCTGACGCTGAGCATCGCGGACGTCGATCTGGTCCGCGTGGACCTGCGGGCGCTGATCACCTCCGTGGCCGGGGAGATCGAATGA
- a CDS encoding gas vesicle protein K: MTGGTGGTGGTGGRIELDRDTVERDLMRLVLTVIELLRQLMERQALRRVDHGDLTEDQEERIGLTLMLLAKRMEELCARYDLTPEDLNLDLGPLGTLLPPPGER; this comes from the coding sequence ATGACGGGCGGCACGGGCGGCACGGGCGGCACGGGCGGACGCATCGAGCTGGACCGCGACACGGTCGAACGCGACCTGATGCGGCTGGTCCTGACCGTGATCGAGCTGCTGCGCCAGCTCATGGAACGCCAGGCGCTGCGCCGGGTCGACCATGGCGATCTGACGGAGGACCAGGAGGAGCGGATCGGCCTGACCCTGATGCTGCTGGCGAAGCGCATGGAGGAGCTGTGCGCACGCTACGACCTGACCCCCGAGGACCTGAACCTTGACCTCGGCCCGCTGGGCACCCTGCTGCCGCCTCCCGGCGAGAGGTGA
- a CDS encoding DUF202 domain-containing protein, with amino-acid sequence MSDPRDPGVQPERTRLAWRRTTLSFALVVVLAARGLVTSDGGRAVGSVGVALAALLWVSFLALAHRRIQALTTGRPPGAPTGGTVLGAAGVVVAAALVGMVVLAVPD; translated from the coding sequence GTGAGCGATCCTCGTGATCCCGGCGTCCAGCCGGAGCGCACGCGGCTCGCGTGGCGGCGTACGACCCTGTCGTTCGCCCTCGTGGTGGTGCTGGCGGCGCGGGGGCTGGTGACCTCGGACGGCGGGCGGGCGGTGGGCAGTGTGGGGGTGGCGCTGGCCGCGCTGCTGTGGGTGAGCTTTCTGGCGCTGGCCCACCGGCGCATCCAGGCGCTCACCACCGGCCGGCCGCCGGGGGCGCCCACGGGCGGCACGGTGCTGGGGGCGGCCGGAGTGGTGGTGGCCGCCGCGCTGGTCGGGATGGTGGTGCTCGCCGTTCCGGACTGA
- a CDS encoding LamB/YcsF family protein, with protein MTHEASIDLNADLGEGFGRWRLTDDEALLSVVTSANVACGYHAGDAPTMRRVCELAAERGVSIGAQVSYRDLAGFGRRSMDVPPDELAAEVAYQIGALEIFARAAGSRVAYVKPHGALYNRTVRDEAQAAAVAEGVALAGQRLPVLGLPGSRLHEAAARAGLPVVAEAFADRAYTDAGTLVPRGRDGAVVTDPDTVVERSVGIARDGVVTSENGTRVHVAARSLCLHGDTAGAQDLARRVRAALEKAGIGLERFA; from the coding sequence ATGACACACGAAGCGTCGATCGACCTCAACGCCGATCTCGGCGAGGGCTTCGGCCGCTGGCGGCTGACCGACGACGAGGCGCTGCTGTCCGTCGTCACCAGCGCCAACGTGGCCTGCGGCTACCACGCCGGTGACGCGCCCACCATGCGGCGGGTGTGCGAGCTGGCGGCCGAGCGGGGCGTGAGCATCGGCGCCCAGGTCTCCTACCGCGACCTCGCCGGGTTCGGCCGCCGCTCGATGGACGTCCCGCCCGACGAGCTGGCCGCCGAGGTCGCGTACCAGATCGGCGCCCTGGAGATCTTCGCCCGCGCGGCGGGTTCCCGGGTGGCCTACGTCAAACCGCACGGCGCGCTCTACAACCGGACCGTGCGCGACGAGGCGCAGGCCGCCGCCGTGGCCGAGGGCGTGGCCCTCGCCGGACAGCGCCTGCCGGTCCTCGGCCTGCCGGGCTCCCGCCTGCACGAGGCCGCCGCACGGGCCGGCCTGCCGGTGGTGGCCGAGGCGTTCGCCGACCGGGCCTACACCGACGCCGGCACCCTGGTGCCGCGCGGCCGGGACGGCGCGGTCGTCACCGACCCCGACACCGTGGTGGAACGCTCGGTCGGCATCGCCCGGGACGGCGTGGTCACCTCGGAGAACGGCACGCGCGTCCACGTCGCGGCACGCTCGCTGTGCCTGCATGGGGACACCGCCGGGGCCCAGGACCTCGCCCGGCGGGTCCGCGCGGCCCTGGAGAAGGCCGGGATCGGGCTGGAGCGGTTCGCGTGA
- a CDS encoding 5-oxoprolinase subunit B family protein codes for MRLMPVGERALLVELSTGEEAQALHAELLRRRAAGDLPPVGEIVPAARTVLLDGVADPGGLARRLTTWEIPPLAAQATETVEIPVRYDGPDLADVAALWGVPEREVARVHSGAGFRVAFCGFAPGFGYLTGLDERYAVPRRDTPRTRVPAGSVALAGPYTGVYPRTSPGGWQLIGTTDAVLWDPAREPAALLTPGTRVRFVARAPERPSERTSERTS; via the coding sequence GTGAGACTGATGCCCGTGGGGGAGCGCGCGCTCCTCGTGGAGCTGTCGACCGGCGAGGAAGCCCAGGCCCTCCACGCCGAGCTGCTGCGGCGCCGGGCGGCCGGTGACCTCCCGCCGGTCGGGGAGATCGTGCCCGCCGCGCGCACCGTGCTGCTCGACGGGGTGGCCGACCCCGGCGGCCTGGCCCGGCGCCTGACGACCTGGGAGATCCCGCCGCTGGCCGCCCAGGCCACCGAGACGGTCGAGATCCCGGTGCGCTACGACGGCCCCGACCTCGCCGACGTGGCCGCGCTGTGGGGCGTGCCGGAGAGGGAGGTCGCGCGCGTGCACTCCGGGGCCGGGTTCCGCGTCGCCTTCTGCGGGTTCGCCCCCGGCTTCGGGTATCTGACGGGGCTGGACGAACGGTACGCCGTGCCGCGCCGCGACACCCCCAGGACCCGGGTGCCGGCCGGCTCGGTCGCCCTGGCCGGCCCGTACACGGGCGTCTACCCGCGCACCTCGCCCGGCGGCTGGCAGCTCATCGGCACCACGGACGCGGTGTTGTGGGATCCGGCCCGCGAGCCGGCGGCGCTGCTGACGCCGGGCACCCGCGTCCGGTTCGTCGCGCGGGCACCGGAGCGGCCATCGGAGCGGACGTCGGAGCGGACGTCGTGA
- a CDS encoding YidH family protein encodes MIRQVLATVRLWFSPRRLRAEGATPDYRFSLANERTFLAWLRTALALLAGGIGVDQFLTELRWALRTTVSVLLLAGGALCAVRAVNHWVRSERAMRRGEDLPVSRFPALLAVGTVITALLVIGAVLLGWAGS; translated from the coding sequence ATGATCAGACAGGTGCTGGCGACGGTGCGGCTGTGGTTCTCCCCGCGGCGCCTGCGGGCCGAGGGAGCGACGCCGGACTACCGCTTCAGTCTCGCCAACGAACGGACGTTCCTGGCCTGGTTGCGCACCGCGCTGGCGCTGCTGGCGGGCGGGATCGGGGTGGACCAGTTCCTGACGGAGCTGCGCTGGGCGCTGCGCACCACGGTCTCGGTGCTGCTGCTGGCGGGCGGCGCGCTGTGCGCGGTCCGGGCCGTGAACCACTGGGTGCGCTCCGAGCGCGCGATGCGGCGCGGCGAGGACCTGCCGGTGAGCCGCTTCCCGGCGCTGCTGGCGGTGGGCACGGTGATCACCGCCCTGCTGGTGATCGGCGCGGTGCTGCTGGGCTGGGCGGGTTCGTGA